A single region of the Drosophila miranda strain MSH22 chromosome 2, D.miranda_PacBio2.1, whole genome shotgun sequence genome encodes:
- the LOC108154298 gene encoding uncharacterized protein LOC108154298, which yields MDTQKAIETPEWVRPEIFEDLLKHQVKDYKETKSLRPSAGVAKGENYATIMLRVELDVETEDKSQVTKAFMLKTPMAAHRLILIKGDNIFDTERGMYLKVVPELEQMYRDVGLEVKFGADAYEIPTSDYYVLLEDLKPQGFKNVDRLQGLDQAHTESALRKFAQWHAASAVRVDTKGPYEEKYTRGFFKSQPVLSSICNGSMKSFLKYIELYEGHETYLKDLHNISKKLMDVVVGLGEPKSDEFNVLNHGDAWSNNIMFQYNEKNEILNTYFVDLQLPKWGTVAQDLYYFLLSSPSLAIKTSKFDYFVWFYHSELVKHLQLLRYSKPLPTLKSILHDLSKYTGWGLISTIWILGYVLMDPTNYTGLEALFSDEESSFKKSMFTNPRYRKHAEVLLPWLQYRGALE from the exons ATGGACACACAGAAAGCCATCGAAACTCCAGAATGGGTGAGACCTGAGATCTTTGAAGATCTCCTAAAACACCAGGTCAAGGATTACAAAGAAACGAAATCTCTGAGACCCAGTGCAGGAGTCGCTAAGGGCGAAAACTATGCCACCATAATGCTGAGGGTTGAGTTGGATGTAGAAACTGAAG ACAAATCACAGGTGACAAAGGCCTTTATGCTGAAGACACCCATGGCTGCACATCGCCTTATATTAATTAAAGGAGATAATATTTTCGACACAGAGCGAGGAATGTATTTGAAAGTAGTCCCCGAGTTGGAGCAAATGTATCGCGATGTGGGTCTCGAGGTGAAGTTCGGGGCTGACGCCTATGAGATCCCCACCAGCGATTACTATGTTCTGCTGGAGGACCTGAAGCCCCAAGGATTCAAGAATGTCGATCGTCTACAGGGTTTAGATCAAGCTCATACCGAGAGTGCTCTGCGGAAATTCGCTCAATGGCATGCCGCATCGGCAGTCCGTGTGGATACCAAGGGGCCATACGAGGAGAAGTATACAAGGGGATTCTTCAAAAGCCAGCCAGTCTTAAGCTCCATCTGCAATGGTAGCATGAAGTCGTTTCTGAAGTACATTGAACTCTACGAAGGACACGAGACGTACTTAAAGGATTTG CATAATATTTCGAAGAAGTTAATGGATGTGGTTGTTGGTCTAGGAGAGCCGAAATCTGATGAGTTCAATGTTCTAAATCATGGAGATGCGTGGAGCAATAACATTATGTTTCAGTACAACGAGAAAAATGAGATATTGAATACATATTTTGTGGATCTTCAATTGCCAAAATGGGGAACAGTAGCACAG GATTTGTACTACTTCCTCCTTTCATCTCCAAGCTTGGCTATTAAAACCTCGAAATTCGATTATTTCGTTTGGTTTTATCACTCGGAGCTCGTCAAGCACCTGCAACTTCTAAGGTATTCAAAACCTCTGCCTACGCTAAAAAGTATACTTCACGATCTTTCCAAGTACACTGGTTGGG GTTTAATTTCCACCATATGGATACTAGGTTATGTTTTGATGGATCCCACTAATTACACTGGCCTTGAGGCACTCTTTAGTGACGAAGAAAGTAGTTTTAAGAAATCAATGTTCACTAATCCCAGATACCGAAAGCATGCGGAAGTCCTTTTGCCATGGCTCCAATATCGGGGCGCCCTGGAATAA
- the LOC108154289 gene encoding uncharacterized protein LOC108154289: MPPQTKDEGECREANQIPEWVKPEVFQDLLKQQVKDYKETKSLRTSAGVAKGENYATIMLRVELDVETEDKSKITKAYMLKTPHDTDSYRKLLQKSNIFDIERGMYMKVVPELEQMYRDVGFEVKFGADAYEIPSSDYYVLLEDLKPQGFRNADRLEGLDQAHTESALRKLAQWHAASAVRVDTKGPYEEKYTKGFFKSPEIVHALFDGSMKSLLKYIEHYEGRETYLDDLLNISKKLGDIAADISEAKPDEFNVLNHGDAWSNNIMFQYNEKNEISNTYFVDLQLPKWGTLAQDLYYILISSTSLGIKTSKFDYFIWFYHSELVKHLQLLKYSKPLPTLRSIRNDLSKYSGWGLVCCISIMGFVLLDPILDDDGDFDQILRGEDSNFKKSMCTNPRYIKHVNSILPWLQHRGAME, encoded by the exons ATGCCGCCACAGACCAAGGACGAGGGGGAATGCAGGGAAGCTAACCAAATTCCGGAATGGGTGAAACCAGAGGTCTTTCAGGATCTCCTAAAACAGCAGGTTAAGGATTATAAGGAAACAAAATCCTTGAGAACCAGCGCTGGTGTCGCTAAGGGGGAAAACTATGCCACCATAATGCTGAGGGTTGAGTTGGATGTAGAGACTGAAG ATAAATCCAAGATCACAAAGGCCTATATGCTGAAGACCCCCCACGACACAGACTCCTATCGAAAACTATTGCAAAAATCAAATATATTCGATATAGAGCGCGGAATGTACATGAAAGTGGTTCCCGAACTGGAGCAAATGTATCGTGACGTGGGTTTCGAGGTGAAATTCGGTGCTGACGCCTATGAGATCCCCTCCAGCGATTACTATGTTTTGTTGGAAGACCTGAAGCCCCAAGGATTTAGAAATGCCGATCGTCTAGAGGGTTTGGATCAAGCTCATACCGAGAGTGCTCTGCGGAAACTCGCTCAATGGCATGCCGCATCGGCAGTCCGTGTGGATACCAAGGGACCATACGAGGAGAAGTACACGAAAGGATTTTTCAAGAGCCCAGAAATAGTTCATGCCCTGTTTGACGGCAGCATGAAGTCGTTGCTGAAGTACATAGAACACTATGAGGGGCGCGAGACGTACTTAGACGATTTG CTAAATATCTCGAAAAAACTAGGGGATATAGCGGCTGATATAAGCGAAGCGAAACCTGATGAGTTCAATGTTCTCAATCATGGAGATGCTTGGAGCAATAACATTATGTTTCAGTACAACGAGAAAAATGAGATATCGAATACATATTTTGTGGATCTTCAACTGCCAAAATGGGGAACATTGGCACAG gATTTGTACTACATCCTCATATCGTCAACAAGCTTGGGCATAAAAACATCGAAATTTGATTATTTCATTTGGTTTTATCATTCAGAACTCGTTAAGCACCTCCAATTGCTGAAGTATTCAAAGCCTTTGCCTACGCTGAGAAGCATTCGCAATGATCTTTCCAAGTATAGTGGTTGGG GCTTGGTCTGCTGCATATCTATAATGGGATTCGTTTTACTGGATCCCATACTGGATGATGATGGTGATTTCGATCAAATTCTTAGAGGCGAAGACAGTAATTTTAAGAAGTCAATGTGCACAAATCCCAGATACATAAAGCATGTGAACTCCATCCTGCCATGGCTGCAGCATCGTGGGGCAATGGAATAG
- the LOC108153890 gene encoding uncharacterized protein LOC108153890, translated as MNESASNDDFNTDELVAPEWLNEQFVTEVLSNHEMRINMLTFSPASAKGDHYASVMFRAKVEYTMRKGAGASSKSLIIKTMPEQEGHKKEMFAESFLFKTEIGMYSTVLPEFERILRQAGDDTNLHGECIFLSLEPRQVMIFKDLVEIGYFMNPDFLKDYTLGLFGLRAMMEDPIMTSGMAPFIELLGKVPELNKYKPYFEKIKGNYLQRVRDIMEEHRENQRPDGYYVLSHGDFHLRNMMFKNNDKTGAFEDYFFSISTTLPFIWALKIKAFEIEDLIKQKQLRAKCYSIGGFIADVTRMLERFDRWATLKNYEQSIDLL; from the exons ATGAACGAAAGTGCTAGCAATGACGACTTCAACACCGACGAGCTGGTGGCACCCGAATGGCTGAATGAACAGTTTGTCACAGAAGTTCTCAGCAATCATGAAATGAGAATCAATATGTTGACCTTCTCCCCGGCCAGTGCCAAGGGAGATCACTATGCCAGTGTGATGTTCCGGGCCAAAGTGGAGTACACCATGCGAAAAGGAGCAGGAGCCTCCTCCAAGTCGCTAATCATCAAGACGATGCCCGAGCAGGAGGGACATAAGAAGGAAATGTTTGCCGAGTCCTTTCTCTTTAAAACGGAGATAGGAATGTACAGCACAGTCCTGCCAGAGTTTGAGAGGATACTCCGCCAGGCGGGAGATGACACCAATCTGCATGGGGAGTGTATATTTCTCAGTCTAGAGCCACGACAGGTGATGATTTTCAAGGATCTCGTCGAGATCGGCTATTTTATG AATCCAGATTTCCTTAAAGACTATACACTCGGATTGTTTGGTTTACGTGCTATGATGGAGGACCCCATAATGACAAGCGGAATGGCTCCCTTTATTGAACTGCTCGGCAAAGTGCCGGAGTTGAATAAGTACAAGCCATACTTTGAGAAAATCAAAGGAAACTATCTACAACGCGTGAGGGACATCATGGAGGAGCATCGTGAGAATCAAAGGCCGGATGGGTATTATGTGCTTTCCCATGGAGACTTTCACCTGCGCAATATGATGTTCAAGAACAATGACAAGACAGGTGCCTTCGAGGACT ACTTCTTTTCGATCAGCACAACTTTGCCCTTCATTTGGGCGTTGAAAATCAAGGCCTTTGAGATTGAGGACCtgataaaacagaaacaattGCGTGCAAAATGCTATAGCATCGGGGGATTCATTGCAGATGTCACAAGAATGCTGGAAAGATTCGATAGATGGGCTACTTTGAAGAACTATGAGCAAAGCATTGACTTGTTATGA
- the LOC108157774 gene encoding uncharacterized protein LOC108157774 has translation MSAATNGHDEATAKPVPASNVPEWLSKITLEKAVQAQIGDFANIIAVTPQQGSSEGENYSSLFLRLLVDVELFDHFTKSLSFVLKAQPNNDVMAAILGKLKLFQKEELMYHSILPKFEQLYADAGKPIQFAPKAFKVDRDLGVDYILLEDLQKKNFKNANRLAGLDLNHMQRVLEKLAAFHAASACYVEHHGFFGEEFVVGVFSEANRQLLQEFNASGAFLAQLKKWKNAQKIYEKLADSDNYLVDRLLQDQQFNAREFNVLNHGDCWANNIMFQHDAFGTIKETLFVDFQVGKYGSPANDLYYLILSSAAPELKAAKFDYLVRFYFDNLIENLKLLQYHRPLPKLKNLHAALFRNGLAAYMVVSKVLPVVMLDKTNNANLESYMNDESKMKVAMFTNPKYVQVMTELLPWLDNRGLLDWK, from the exons ATGTCTGCGGCTACCAATGGTCACGATGAGGCTACGGCTAAGCCTGTTCCTGCCAGCAATGTGCCCGAATGGCTGTCGAAGATCACCCTGGAGAAGGCTGTCCAGGCACAGATCGGGGACTTTGCGAATATCATCGCAGTGACGCCACAGCAGGGAAGCAGCGAGGGCGAGAACTATTCCTCCCTGTTTCTCCGGCTGCTGGTGGACGTGGAGTTGTTTG ATCACTTCACCAAGAGTCTGTCCTTTGTGCTTAAGGCACAGCCCAACAACGACGTGATGGCCGCCATTCTGGGCAAGCTGAAACTCTTCCAAAAGGAGGAACTGATGTATCACTCTATATTGCCAAAGTTCGAGCAGCTTTACGCGGATGCCGGGAAGCCCATACAGTTTGCCCCCAAGGCCTTCAAGGTAGACCGCGATCTGGGCGTGGACTACATCCTGCTGGAGGATTTGCAGAAGAAGAACTTCAAGAATGCCAATCGACTGGCGGGTCTTGATTTGAATCACATGCAGAGGGTCCTGGAGAAGCTGGCTGCCTTCCATGCCGCGTCCGCCTGCTATGTGGAGCATCATGGATTCTTTGGTGAAGAGTTCGTGGTGGGCGTGTTCAGTGAGGCCAATCGACAGCTGTTGCAGGAGTTCAATGCCTCTGGAGCCTTTCTGGCACAGCTCAAGAAGTGGAAGAATGCTCAAAAGATATATGAAAAGTTG GCTGATAGTGACAACTATCTGGTGGATCGTCTGCTGCAGGATCAACAGTTCAATGCCAGGGAATTCAATGTCCTGAACCATGGGGATTGCTGGGCGAATAATATAATGTTTCAGCATGATGCTTTTGGAACTATTAAGGAGACTCTTTTTGTAGACTTTCAAGTGGGAAAGTACGGCAGTCCG GCCAATGATCTTTACTATCTTATCTTGTCATCGGCTGCCCCAGAGCTAAAAGCGGCCAAGTTCGACTATCTTGTTCGTTTCTATTTCGATAATCTAATCGAAAACCTGAAGCTACTGCAGTACCATCGACCCCTGCCCAAACTAAAGAACCTACATGCAGCGCTCTTCCGCAATGGTTTGGCTG CCTACATGGTGGTATCCAAAGTGCTGCCTGTGGTCATGTTGGACAAGACAAACAATGCCAATCTGGAGAGCTATATGAATGATGAGTCCAAAATGAAGGTCGCAATGTTCACGAACCCCAAATACGTGCAGGTGATGACGGAGCTGCTGCCATGGTTGGATAATCGCGGCCTGCTCGACTGGAAATGA
- the LOC108157850 gene encoding uncharacterized protein LOC108157850 isoform X2, whose product MTNQKIPEWVNGLSLKQAIHATLGDGEKVLDVTPVIDEIQYRNCTVLLPISAKVLMMDQTLRKITFMLKALHCSKIQARIMTHLKLFAREDHMYHKVLPKLEHLFQSVGKTVTFGPRAFKLDKSIKVHYILMEDLRTKGYQNVCRQEGFDLVSIKAVLKKLAEFHAASAVYVERYGMFGKLLADGLRGSSLASRFHKRLINKERVLVDRMLEMHSRQTSTDFCVLNHCDGWVNNVMLKFDLFGKVEDTALIDYQVVRYGSPAHDLYYTILSSAQMEIKLDKFDHFVQYYYYHLVDNLKILNYRGRTPQLKNIRDGLHNNGLAAYVVATRVLPIAMMSQLEDEVNDPYSYATKLKGTMANSKYSQAMNDILPWMDDRGLLNWC is encoded by the exons ATGACAAATCAAAAGATACCCGAATGGGTAAATGGTCTCTCGCTGAAGCAGGCGATACATGCCACCCTAGGAGATGGCGAAAAGGTCCTGGACGTTACGCCAGTCATTGATGAGATACAGTACCGCAACTGCACCGTTCTGCTGCCCATCAGTGCGAAGGTTCTCATGATGGATCAGACTTTGCGGAAGATCACGTTCATGCTGAAGGCCCTGCATTGCAGCAAGATTCAGGCCAGGATCATGACCCACCTGAAGCTGTTCGCTCGAGAGGATCACATGTACCATAAAGTTTTGCCCAAGCTCGAGCACTTGTTCCAATCGGTCGGCAAGACGGTGACATTCGGGCCACGGGCCTTCaagctggacaaaagcatAAAAGTGCACTACATACTGATGGAGGATCTCAGGACCAAGGGCTACCAGAACGTGTGTCGGCAGGAGGGCTTCGACTTGGTGTCCATTAAGGCGGTGCTCAAAAAACTCGCCGAATTCCATGCCGCCTCGGCTGTCTATGTGGAGCGCTACGGCATGTTTGGCAAACTGTTGGCCGATGGG CTCAGGGGCTCGAGTCTCGCAAGCCGATTCCACAAGCGGCTGATCAACAAGGAACGCGTCCTAGTGGATCGCATGCTCGAGATGCACAGCCGACAGACGTCAACAGACTTTTGTGTCCTGAACCACTGCGACGGCTGGGTGAACAATGTGATGCTAAAGTTCGATCTCTTTGGCAAAGTGGAGGACACTGCTCTGATTGACTATCAAGTAGTCAGGTATGGATCTCCG GCTCACGATCTGTACTATACCATCCTCTCCTCTGCCCAAATGGAGATCAAGCTGGATAAATTTGATCATTTTGTGCAATATTACTATTACCATCTGGTGGATAATCTCAAGATACTCAACTACCGAGGCCGTACGCCGCAGCTCAAGAACATACGCGATGGTCTCCACAATAATGGTCTGGCAG CATATGTGGTGGCGACACGGGTATTGCCCATTGCAATGATGAGTCAATTAGAGGACGAGGTCAACGATCCATATTCATATGCAACCAAACTAAAGGGTACCATGGCCAATAGTAAGTACAGTCAAGCCATGAATGACATTCTGCCTTGGATGGACGATCGCGGTCTTCTCAATTGGTGTTAG
- the LOC108157850 gene encoding uncharacterized protein LOC108157850 isoform X3 — translation MTNQKIPEWVNGLSLKQAIHATLGDGEKVLDVTPVIDEIQYRNCTVLLPISAKVLMMDQTLRKITFMLKALHCSKIQARIMTHLKLFAREDHMYHKVLPKLEHLFQSVGKTVTFGPRAFKLDKSIKVHYILMEDLRTKGYQNVCRQEGFDLVSIKAVLKKLAEFHAASAVYVERYGMFGKLLADGVYTRNNRNILKKLNDVDPFLSQLRGSSLASRFHKRLINKERVLVDRMLEMHSRQTSTDFCVLNHCDGWVNNVMLKFDLFGKVEDTALIDYQVVRLTICTIPSSPLPKWRSSWINLIILCNITITIWWIISRYSTTEAVRRSSRTYAMVSTIMVWQHMWWRHGYCPLQ, via the exons ATGACAAATCAAAAGATACCCGAATGGGTAAATGGTCTCTCGCTGAAGCAGGCGATACATGCCACCCTAGGAGATGGCGAAAAGGTCCTGGACGTTACGCCAGTCATTGATGAGATACAGTACCGCAACTGCACCGTTCTGCTGCCCATCAGTGCGAAGGTTCTCATGATGGATCAGACTTTGCGGAAGATCACGTTCATGCTGAAGGCCCTGCATTGCAGCAAGATTCAGGCCAGGATCATGACCCACCTGAAGCTGTTCGCTCGAGAGGATCACATGTACCATAAAGTTTTGCCCAAGCTCGAGCACTTGTTCCAATCGGTCGGCAAGACGGTGACATTCGGGCCACGGGCCTTCaagctggacaaaagcatAAAAGTGCACTACATACTGATGGAGGATCTCAGGACCAAGGGCTACCAGAACGTGTGTCGGCAGGAGGGCTTCGACTTGGTGTCCATTAAGGCGGTGCTCAAAAAACTCGCCGAATTCCATGCCGCCTCGGCTGTCTATGTGGAGCGCTACGGCATGTTTGGCAAACTGTTGGCCGATGGGGTATACACGCGGAACAACAGGAATATTTTGAAGAAACTGAACGATGTGGATCCCTTTCTGTCGCAGCTCAGGGGCTCGAGTCTCGCAAGCCGATTCCACAAGCGGCTGATCAACAAGGAACGCGTCCTAGTGGATCGCATGCTCGAGATGCACAGCCGACAGACGTCAACAGACTTTTGTGTCCTGAACCACTGCGACGGCTGGGTGAACAATGTGATGCTAAAGTTCGATCTCTTTGGCAAAGTGGAGGACACTGCTCTGATTGACTATCAAGTAGTCAG GCTCACGATCTGTACTATACCATCCTCTCCTCTGCCCAAATGGAGATCAAGCTGGATAAATTTGATCATTTTGTGCAATATTACTATTACCATCTGGTGGATAATCTCAAGATACTCAACTACCGAGGCCGTACGCCGCAGCTCAAGAACATACGCGATGGTCTCCACAATAATGGTCTGGCAG CATATGTGGTGGCGACACGGGTATTGCCCATTGCAATGA
- the LOC108157850 gene encoding uncharacterized protein LOC108157850 isoform X1, with amino-acid sequence MTNQKIPEWVNGLSLKQAIHATLGDGEKVLDVTPVIDEIQYRNCTVLLPISAKVLMMDQTLRKITFMLKALHCSKIQARIMTHLKLFAREDHMYHKVLPKLEHLFQSVGKTVTFGPRAFKLDKSIKVHYILMEDLRTKGYQNVCRQEGFDLVSIKAVLKKLAEFHAASAVYVERYGMFGKLLADGVYTRNNRNILKKLNDVDPFLSQLRGSSLASRFHKRLINKERVLVDRMLEMHSRQTSTDFCVLNHCDGWVNNVMLKFDLFGKVEDTALIDYQVVRYGSPAHDLYYTILSSAQMEIKLDKFDHFVQYYYYHLVDNLKILNYRGRTPQLKNIRDGLHNNGLAAYVVATRVLPIAMMSQLEDEVNDPYSYATKLKGTMANSKYSQAMNDILPWMDDRGLLNWC; translated from the exons ATGACAAATCAAAAGATACCCGAATGGGTAAATGGTCTCTCGCTGAAGCAGGCGATACATGCCACCCTAGGAGATGGCGAAAAGGTCCTGGACGTTACGCCAGTCATTGATGAGATACAGTACCGCAACTGCACCGTTCTGCTGCCCATCAGTGCGAAGGTTCTCATGATGGATCAGACTTTGCGGAAGATCACGTTCATGCTGAAGGCCCTGCATTGCAGCAAGATTCAGGCCAGGATCATGACCCACCTGAAGCTGTTCGCTCGAGAGGATCACATGTACCATAAAGTTTTGCCCAAGCTCGAGCACTTGTTCCAATCGGTCGGCAAGACGGTGACATTCGGGCCACGGGCCTTCaagctggacaaaagcatAAAAGTGCACTACATACTGATGGAGGATCTCAGGACCAAGGGCTACCAGAACGTGTGTCGGCAGGAGGGCTTCGACTTGGTGTCCATTAAGGCGGTGCTCAAAAAACTCGCCGAATTCCATGCCGCCTCGGCTGTCTATGTGGAGCGCTACGGCATGTTTGGCAAACTGTTGGCCGATGGGGTATACACGCGGAACAACAGGAATATTTTGAAGAAACTGAACGATGTGGATCCCTTTCTGTCGCAGCTCAGGGGCTCGAGTCTCGCAAGCCGATTCCACAAGCGGCTGATCAACAAGGAACGCGTCCTAGTGGATCGCATGCTCGAGATGCACAGCCGACAGACGTCAACAGACTTTTGTGTCCTGAACCACTGCGACGGCTGGGTGAACAATGTGATGCTAAAGTTCGATCTCTTTGGCAAAGTGGAGGACACTGCTCTGATTGACTATCAAGTAGTCAGGTATGGATCTCCG GCTCACGATCTGTACTATACCATCCTCTCCTCTGCCCAAATGGAGATCAAGCTGGATAAATTTGATCATTTTGTGCAATATTACTATTACCATCTGGTGGATAATCTCAAGATACTCAACTACCGAGGCCGTACGCCGCAGCTCAAGAACATACGCGATGGTCTCCACAATAATGGTCTGGCAG CATATGTGGTGGCGACACGGGTATTGCCCATTGCAATGATGAGTCAATTAGAGGACGAGGTCAACGATCCATATTCATATGCAACCAAACTAAAGGGTACCATGGCCAATAGTAAGTACAGTCAAGCCATGAATGACATTCTGCCTTGGATGGACGATCGCGGTCTTCTCAATTGGTGTTAG
- the LOC108154328 gene encoding uncharacterized protein LOC108154328: MEEKPVNPNEYLEIPKWVNEDYFQPILEKDVSGFQKIIRFTPIAATAPGDNYASIMIRVHIDTLLNDGSEQKISYILKTQLDVNKGGAMISQMGFFGKEKEMYKDHIPQFVKLYKEAGVDIELAPKCVHIGETPESITLVFEDLSRQNFKNADRLKGFDMAHMRCVLRKLAELHAASAVNRLLIGPYASRFYDSFFNEENRGMLTKIREMREPQFVKAMLEWGVPDVERYLKKSLTPSQYFNAGLKLSQVDDSEFNVLNHGDCWSNNIMFNYKENGEIDRTIFVDLQVAKWGSPAQDLWYMITTSASLDIKVKEFDHFIQIYHERLAECLNILNYSKPIPSLRDIQTQMLKYGFWGPITANGVMVFVLFPSDKDANMDKLMGVGPEAEALRDRSFRNPYYAKAMTQLLPFFDNKGLLDEE; encoded by the exons ATGGAAGAGAAACCCGTGAATCCCAATGAATACCTCGAAATACCCAAGTGGGTGAATGAGGACTACTTCCAGCCCATTCTCGAGAAGGATGTGAGCGGCTTTCAGAAGATCATCCGCTTTACACCCATTGCGGCCACGGCTCCGGGTGATAACTATGCCTCCATCATGATTAGAGTACATATTGACACCCTGCTGAATG ATGGTAGCGAGCAAAAGATATCATATATACTGAAGACCCAGCTGGACGTTAACAAGGGAGGCGCCATGATCAGTCAGATGGGATTTTTCGGCAAGGAAAAGGAAATGTACAAGGACCACATACCGCAGTTTGTGAAGCTCTACAAGGAGGCGGGAGTGGACATTGAGCTTGCCCCAAAGTGCGTGCACATTGGGGAGACTCCCGAAAGCATCACACTGGTCTTTGAAGATCTGAGTCGCCAGAATTTCAAGAATGCCGATCGTCTGAAGGGTTTCGATATGGCCCACATGCGTTGCGTGCTCCGGAAATTGGCAGAACTCCATGCGGCCTCGGCGGTCAATCGTTTACTGATCGGGCCCTACGCTTCGAGGTTTTACGACTCCTTTTTTAATGAAGAAAATAGGGGGATGTTGACcaagatccgagaaatgcgtGAGCCTCAATTTGTAAAAGCCATGCTCGAGTGGGGTGTTCCCGATGTCGAAAGATACCTTAAGAAATCTCTGACGCCCTCACAGTACTTTAATGCGGGGCTAAAGCTAAGCCAAGTGGATGACAGCGAGTTCAATGTGCTGAACCATGGTGACTGCTGGTCCAACAACATCATGTTCAATTACAAGGAGAATGGAGAGATCGACAGGACAATTTTTGTGGATCTGCAGGTGGCCAAATGGGGCTCTCCAGCACAGGATCTTTGGTACATGATCACTACCTCCGCCTCGCTGGACATCAAAGTCAAAGAATTCGATCATTTCATTCAAATCTATCATGAACGTCTGGCCGAGTGTCTGAATATCCTTAATTACTCGAAGCCCATTCCTTCTTTGAGGGATATCCAGACGCAGATGTTGAAGTACGGTTTTTGGG GTCCTATTACGGCAAATGGTGTGATGGTGTTCGTCCTCTTTCCGTCGGATAAGGACGCCAACATGGACAAGTTAATGGGTGTCGGTCCGGAAGCAGAAGCTCTTCGAGACAGGAGCTTCAGAAATCCCTACTATGCCAAGGCGATGACACAGTTGCTTCCGTTTTTCGATAACAAGGGTCTCCTGGATGAGGAGTAG
- the LOC108157585 gene encoding uncharacterized protein LOC108157585, with protein MSPNSSSETPVNPNEHLDIPKWVNEEYFLPILEKDVNGFDKIVSFTPIAATAPGENYTSVMIRVHIDALLKDGSRQKISYILKTMLESSEGADAVNAMGLFPKEKQMYEVHIPQFLQLYKEAGVDIELAPKCLLVDQTAEAISLVFEDLSRQKFVNCDRLTGFDMEHMRCVLRKLAEFHAASVLVYDLNGPYDELYTKSMYNEESRPLFEKMGELRQAQYIDAMRQWGLEDVEKYIEKYWAADEFFDLALSVNAVDESDFNVLNHGDCWSNNIMFNYKENGQVDRTIFVDLQIGKWGSPAQDLWYLICTSAHLDIKIKEFDHFIQIYHERLAECLKLLNYSKPIPLLRDLHIMMLKYGFWGPLTANGVMVATLMPSDKDSNINTMMDPGPKGDAMRLKTFTNVYYVEAMKLLLPFLKLKGLLKD; from the exons ATGTCGCCAAACAGCAGTTCAGAGACGCCGGTGAATCCCAATGAACACCTGGACATACCAAAGTGGGTGAATGAGGAATACTTCCTGCCGATCCTCGAAAAGGATGTGAACGGCTTCGACAAGATCGTCAGCTTCACACCCATTGCAGCCACAGCTCCAGGGGAAAACTATACTTCCGTGATGATCCGGGTGCACATCGATGCACTGCTGAAGG ACGGCAGCAGGCAGAAAATTTCCTATATCTTGAAGACCATGCTGGAGTCCAGCGAGGGCGCGGATGCCGTCAATGCCATGGGTCTCTTCCCCAAGGAAAAGCAAATGTACGAAGTGCACATACCCCAGTTTTTGCAGCTCTACAAGGAGGCGGGAGTGGACATTGAACTGGCGCCAAAGTGTCTGCTCGTCGATCAGACGGCAGAGGCCATCAGCCTGGTTTTTGAGGATCTAAGCCGGCAGAAGTTCGTGAACTGCGATCGTCTCACAGGCTTCGACATGGAGCATATGCGTTGTGTACTCCGCAAGTTGGCCGAATTCCATGCCGCTTCGGTGCTGGTCTATGACCTAAACGGCCCCTACGACGAGTTGTATACCAAATCCATGTACAATGAGGAGAGTCGTCCCCTATTCGAGAAAATGGGTGAGCTGCGTCAGGCGCAGTACATCGACGCCATGCGCCAGTGGGGCCTTGAAGATGTTGAGAAATACATTGAAAAGTACTGGGCTGCCGATGAGTTTTTCGACCTGGCGCTGAGTGTGAATGCGGTGGATGAGAGCGACTTCAATGTGCTGAACCATGGTGACTGCTGGTCCAACAATATCATGTTTAACTACAAGGAGAACGGGCAGGTGGACAGGACCATCTTTGTGGACCTGCAGATTGGAAAATGGGGCTCTCCCGCACAGGATCTTTGGTACTTGATCTGCACATCCGCCCATCTTGACATCAAGATCAAGGAATTCGATCATTTCATTCAGATCTATCACGAACGCCTAGCAGAGTGCCTGAAGCTGTTAAATTACTCAAAGCCCATTCCCTTATTAAGGGATCTTCATATAATGATGCTAAAATATGGCTTCTGGG GACCCCTAACCGCCAACGGTGTAATGGTGGCCACCCTGATGCCCTCCGATAAGGATTCGAATATCAATACCATGATGGATCCCGGTCCAAAGGGCGATGCCATGCGTCTGAAAACATTCACCAATGTCTACTATGTGGAGGCCATGAAGCTATTACTTCCATTCCTCAAATTGAAGGGACTTTTGAAGGACTAG